Part of the Orcinus orca chromosome 5, mOrcOrc1.1, whole genome shotgun sequence genome, GTTGGTGTAAAGGATGAAAGTCAATAAGAGTATTAAGAACGTAAAAGTACTTCTCTGCTGATCCAAGCAGCGTAGATTGAttattgtgatatatttttcacagttttctAATTGTAgtgatttttctttgcctttatgcCAGCACCAGTTGATATAAAATAATAGGTGTTCTATTGAATCCCCCTTTCTCCTGCTGCCTCAGTGTAAACTGGCTGAACTCCAGGCCTGCTGCATAACTGTAGTTCAGCGGTTTCCCTTCACTGTTCTTCTAGAGACAAGTTGGCTCCACTATTTCAAGGATGCCAAGATTTTTTATGTCttaattttcttccccttttggATATAATCCAACCTCAAATAACCTCCCTTTCAAGGGTGCAGGAAATTTTCTATGACTCTTAAGACATTATTCATTAGAAGTTTAAAGCTCTTTCTTCACTGTCTTCCAACATTCAACATTGTTGATGGAAAATATGATCCCAGACTTGTCATGTTTCTGTaggtcacattttttttctcaagaaaaattTGAGAGTCTTCTCTTTACCCTTTGTAATTTGAATTTTCACAGTGATGTGTCTGGGGATGTGTTTTCATTCATTGTACTGAGAACTCAGTGCTGTCTTTAACTATTTCTAGCACTAAGAAACtatcttgtattttttatttgacaatgttctccattccattctctttgtccttttttctGGAATTCCAGGTCTcggatttttttctgtctcttaaatTATGCATCTTTTTTAgctttgttctactttctgtttaaTTTCTTACCTTTATCTCCCAGagtttctattaaattttttctaGCAGTATTTTGGTACCCTCAGGGTCAGTGCCTTGGATAATTCCCTTGGAAGCAATATCACAGAGGATACCAAGGACATTGGCATGGTGAGGGCAACAGACACTAACCTAGtgtgagagagaagagggaacgGGAGTGGAAAAAATGAACGAATCCCACAGACCTCTGAAGTAACCATGTAAAGTATGTGAATAAGGAAGGAAACCAAATTTAATGggcatttattaaattatttgccCAGCACTGTTATCCTGGATTTCTTCATTAACATTCCtgcccccctacacacacacacacacacacacacacacacacacatacacacacagacacatacacacacacacaccccaacatgACTATGGCTACAGTAAGCTGCCATGTCCTGGAGCTTGGCTTCATCACTGTGTCCTCACCTCATTGGTTCAAGGTGGATATCTGAGCCAAAATTAGTTCATCAATCCCTTCTTCAAGGACTTTTTTTtagcaaactttttattttagactagttgtagatttacagaaaagttatgAAGATAGTATATCCCTATACCCTCTTTCCCCTATTTTAACATcctacattagtatggtacattttttGCAATTAATGAACCCTTATGGtacattatattaatattttccttatattttatgACCCTGacaggtttttggggttttttttttataatttaaataccttttttaatgtaaaaaggcATAAAATTTCCTTTATAGACAACTTCTCATTTATCTACCATGTAAAGTCAAATGTGCCTGTAATCCCATAAAATAAGTATGATTCTTATGAGAGAACAGAGCCAGATCAAATGCATCATTAGGAAAAAACATGCATACTAGACTATGAATTCTACTGAGGACAAAGGCCATTACTTTAAATACTTTTCAATTCCCCAGTTCCTGATGGGGTTCTCAGAACAGAGTTTCTTGGTTAATGAATAGCAAATTGATTTATTGGTTAAATTAGCAACTATGGAGCTTCCTGACAACAACATAAAATTAGTGGATAACTCACCAGAAACTGGCTtctagattttcattttaattactaCCTTGAAACAACATAATTTAGTACCAAAGGTTTAAACACCCAATATAATTTCTAGACTGTGAAATCAGCATTATTTATATCTCATCAGCTATACAAAACtcatcaatttttcttttgaaaacggTAGTAGAAATCCCAAAGAATAAGGGAGAGACTACTAATTAAAGGTCATGTTTACTAATCTAGCACCATAATTCCATTCTCAGGACCTCCCAAGTggctggaaggaggaagggaagaagtgagGATGTTGGAAAAGTAAGGGCTGTTCTTAACTTGTGGCCCCATTTGTGCTGTAAGGCAATGCAGGGTCTAGCAAAGAAGAAAATTGCTGAGGCTggagatgaaaacaaaagcttttggtTCAGATGGTAAAGGAGGCCCTCAAGAACAGTAGAATCAGTTTATCCAGGAGGCAGTGCTGGAGTCGGCCTCATGAACTAGGGGGTTTCTTCTTGGCATCCAcgtcctttttaatttcttcaagtTTTTTAGCCAGGTTTGGTATGTCATAGTTCTGAGCCAGATACATTCCCACCACATTGCCAAGAGTAAATCCAAGCAGGAGCTGGAGCATAATGTTGGTAAGGAAGACTCGTAGGTCAGCTGCAGCTCCGTGAGCACCCTGAcagttttaaaatcagatattATGTAAAATGTCCCTCAGTTGAAATTTATCTgatatttttctaatgattagacTGGAGTTGCTGGTTTTGAGGAGAAAGACTACAGAGGTAAACTGTCATTCTCATTACAAAATATCAAGAGTCCttactatcaacatgacttaccactgttgttaatcttttttttaattaattatttatttatttattgttggttgctttgggtcttcgttgctccaccgggcttttctctagttgcagcaagcgggggctactctttgttgcggtgcacgggcttctcattgtggtggcttctcttgttgcggagcacagggtctaggcacgcaggctttggTAGTcgtggcatgggggctcagtagttgtggctcgcgagctctacagtgcaggctcagtagttgtggcacacaggcttagttgctcccagcatgtgggatcgtcctggaccagggatcaaacccatgtctccagcattggcaggcagattcttaaccactgcaccaccagggaagtcccactgttgTTAATCTTAATCACCTGGTTGAGGTAGTATTTGTCTGTTTtccccactgtaaagttactctttttctcccttttcacatTGTAGTTTTTGGAAGTCACTATGTGAAACCCATACTTAAGAAGTAGAAAGTTATTTTCCATCTACTTAAGGACACAGTATCTACatcaattatttggaatttttctgcatGGGTgatctgtcttttttccttatttatttatttaatcactaTATTAGCATGAgttcatagatatttattttacacattgaGTTTTAATTCAATACCACTTTTTTGGTTGCTCGAATTTTTCTAGTTTTGGCCATTGGCAGCTCTTTGCCCAGGGATTTTTGACCTGATTATAAGAGACTTTCTGGCTGGCTGAGCATATTTTATGTAAAACTTGAAAGTTGTTAGAAGCCAAACTTTTTCTGTCAGATTACAAAAGTGATGAAATCAAGTatgcaaagagaaaggaaagaattaagCAAATGTAGCTTAAAAAGCCAAAAAAGCGCTCAAAGCATATAGCTTTTTGCCCTCACTTCTTTTGTTAGACCTACATCCTGAGATCCTGGTTTCCCAGCCTGAGATTTTGTGTGCCTCCAGTTTCCGCAAacaaaatcatctttttttttttttaatttgatctatttttttgaagagttaaaACAACTGCAGGAAGGTACTGCATTATTCAGGTGAGGGCACAGGTGATGAAATTTTGAGAAATAGGTATTAATGTGATCCCTTTGATAACTAAAGACCCAGAGTTCAGTTGCACTTCCCTCAGTTCCTATCCTATTCTGCCATCCACAGTCTGTCCTGGAGGCCTCTGATGATGATGACTGCTACAAACACGCTTAGCTCTGCCCACCCTCGGAATCAATAAGGTCCAGACCAGGTGGTACATCAGGAGTCCTTTGCTTCTAAATTGAATTTAGAGCCCCTGGAGTCTAAATAAGCCCTTGTCAGAAGCTTCCAAGCTAACATGGAAAACCAGCACTGATCAAAGGACTCATAGCATGGGTCCCTCTCTCCTGGACATCTCAGGAAAACTGATGCTGATGGAATTGGTCTGATGTAATCCGAGACTGCATCTCCACTTAGGTCTCCATCTCCTGGTCTGCCAACACCTCTTCTGCTGCTCTGGTCAGTTTTACTGGTAATATTCCTACTACCTCCACTTTATCTCCTCCCACTCAATCcaacttcttcttttctgtaaTATATTTGGTCCCATTTTCTTCAATCCTTAGTGGAAAGTCCCAAAATATCACATTGGTCCTGGGTGTTCGCATATTATACTCTATATTATGATGACAGGATaagatttgaaaagaaatttcattctattttaacaAACTTTTAAGGTAGATATTATTCCTATCTCACAAACTAGGAAACGGTCATTCAGAGAGATTTGTTGACTTGTCTGACACAATATATAGTGAAGCTGGTGTTCAACCAAGGTCTTTGGATTCCAAGAATAGTGCTCATTCCACAATACCACACCGCATGCATTAACATGTTACTGTGTTAAACTGAAATCTTATACTTTGGTTGAAGGGAAGATAGAGTGACCTTATATGATAGCCTTCTTAGCATAGCCAAGAAAACCATCAGATCTGCAGGTATTACCAACACAGCATCCATCTAGATCATCATTTTACAGAAATGTTGAGAGCAAATTCTTcctttcacaaatattttgtaGTAGGTATGAGAAAGTTAAAGGAGCAATCtggcttattatttttaataacgtAATAACAACTGAAAACATGATTCCAACTTTATCTTCTTTAgataaactataattcaaaacaCTGTTAGGTATTTTAGGAGTTggattggattttgtttttaactggaAGTTAAAAGCCAGCTCCATCTAAAAGTTATATTAAGGGCTTTAGTACAAACTTGTCTGGACTGGGAGATTTACTAAAGGCCGTTTATTTAATAGTTATGCATATTTCAAATAAAGTTGCTGAATTAGAGTTCCATTGCTGTTCCAACAATTTCAGTGGTTTAAAACcatacaaatgtattatcttacagttctggagatcaggaATCTGACCTGGGTCTCAACACCCTAAAATCAGatgctgtgttcctttctggagtctCTAGAAAGGATCCATTTCCAAGGTAATTCAGGTTTTTAGCAGAATTCAGCTCTCTGTAGTTGTAGGACTGACATCCTCATGTCCTTTCTAGCTGTCTGCTGAGAGCCCTTTCCTGCATTCCTTTGCTCtcagcccccttcctccatcttcaaaaccaccAGTGGTGGGTGGAGTCCTTCCCAGTCTTCAAATCTCTCCTCCTTCTGTCTTGTCTCTCCGACCCAGCCTGGAAATGTTCTCCACTTTTATATACTCATTAGATTAGACTGAGTCTCCACAGGTGATCCAGGACAATCTCCTCATTTCAAAGCCTATTCCTTTCATCGCATCAGCAAAGATTCTTtggccatgtaaggtaacatattcacaggttccaggcatTAAGGCATGAGCCTGTTTGGGGGCCATTACTCTGCCTACCACAGCTGTACTATCACTGTAACTTTCAACCACATAGACTTTTAAACTCCTCACATTTATTTGctgtattaaaataaacaaaaagttttaaacttttttcttcattctgaagTGTTTCTTaattcccccccaaaaaatgtaTGCTGTGTACATAAAATTTAAGAAGTGAATTTATACAAGAATTTCATTcatattaaattttctaaaacattttcatgaaCAACACATTTGATAAGTTCTGTTtgccttcttttcatttcttcatacAACCCTCCACTGACTTAATTTGATTTCAGAGGGATTCAGGGctgctttctctcttcttgaATGTTGAAATTATGCTGTCACAGCAGTAGACTTCCTGAGGAATAAGAATCACTTGTGCTCTTCTCTATATGAGGaaattaaaactgtaaatttTACAATACCAGAGATTATTCCATCTTTGAACAATGACTAGTTAGCTTTCAGTAATGTTACCTCACTCCTACTCAACcttaataaaacatataaaatactgCTTAACTAACAATAATTGATTTTTCCATTAATCAGTTACCCAGAAAATGCATTATATAACTCTCTACTTCTTTTCTTTGTCAATACTTAGCAACTTAGCTCCTATAGTAGAAAGGTGGGAAGAAACTAAAGGTACAATTGAAAATCAGTTGGTATTATTGTAATTCTCTAGTAGCTCTGGTAAAGGACGGATATTATGTTGCAATTCTAATATGTGGGTTAAatgaaacatctttttcttttcttgctttgtcTTCAACTATCTTCCCCACAATCTTATGCACAAATAGCTTCAAATATCATGTCGATGCAGGTGACTCTAAAATCTGTACTGCCAGGCAGTCGAATGGCCCATTCTCCCCTTCCTAAAAGCTGTATTTGAACACTTATTAACTCAAACTCAAAACATCAGAAACGTTAGTCATCGATTTTACTCTCATTATAATTACTGTACTTAGAGAGTTGAAGAGGGAGAGAACAAAGAAGGCTGGACAAGAACTCTTTGGTAGAATGTCTGAGAAATTCACAGAGATGAGGAATTTGCTCACATAGTATCGGAAAGTGAACCAGTTCCCTACAGCAGTGCTGACTTCTACACACAACTCAAGGAGAAAGAGAACTGAAATGAGGTCACTGGTAAATTAGCAAACGGCTCTTCTAAAGGTAGCGACAACTCATCCTCCTGGAATAATATATGAGGACTATTTggggaaagatggaaagaatggGGTGAAAAACAGTGAATGCAGCCAGAGTGATGGATTGATGTCCTCAAGATATAAATCTGATCATGTCTCCACCTTCCATCTCTTGAGACAGGGCTAGTTCACCATGCAGGCTACTGCCCTTGGAGTCTTCCACGTCTTATAGAAACATGGAACAACGCCTTTGTTCTTGATAATGTTTGATGAGTTCCTTGTACACCAGCAAGCTCTTTAGGCCTGCAGCAGTGGAGACAGTGCCAGAGAGTCCAGGCATTAGCCAATGGCATGGAGACTGCCGCACTAGAGTGCAGCACGCAGAGCTGGTCTGCCTGTGAGCTCTCTAGGGAGGAAGACACACACAGCCAGCTTCATGGCTTCTACTCCCCCTGGTGCTGGCATCAGATCCAGGCAGGGGAAAGGAGATACGGATAAGTAGTAAGTTAGCCACCACATGCAAAGGTCTTAAAGTTCAGAGAACCTAGGGAATCAACTATTCTAGCAATGCATTGCACAACGCCTCCTTAATCATCCTGGAATTTCTCATTCTactctatctgtttgtatttaCCTATTGCTATCTAGTAAATGATCCccaaatttaatggcttaaaacaacaagcatttattatcccagtttctgtgggtcagaactTAGTTATGTGATTCTGGCACagagtctctcatgaggttgcaatCAAGATGTCAGCCAGAACTACAGTggtctgaaggcttgactggagctggttcacttccaagctcactcatcaCTCATACAGCTATTGGCCAGAAGCTTCAATTCTTTGTCATATGATACTTTCCACAGAGCATAGAGTAAGTGAGCTGAGAGAAAGagcaaccacaaaaaaaaaagtaaaatatattttgtgactCTCACAACCTCTGGGAAGGCCAAAGCATCAATCTTAGGAATTCCACAGGCAAAAACAGCACCCAAACCAGTAGGACTGCCCCACTGGTGATCTCTCAGATGGCATTACTGGATACAGATACTGCAGTTCAAGCCACTGATACCAAACACTAAAAACCAGAATCTCCACCACAGATTTCCCTAAAAGCCACATGCCACCATTTCCCTTAACAGGAAAGAGTGGATTCTGTATGGCACACAATCCTCAAGGTCAGTTCTTCCATGTCAGAATGTGAAGCACCTCATTGGTGAAGCCAGTGCCTATGCCCCAAGTGCAAAAGGAAACTGGGAAAATTCATTTCTGATTCCTATCTGGGGGAATATTACCCCCCAATATAATATGGAAAATTTCCCGAACTAAAATAGGGTACTCTAATGATGCTGACAAAAACAAAGCCTAAAAGGGTGTACTCCACTTAGTTTCCCAAAATCAACAAATACCCTCTTCTATACTTAATCttgcaaacaacaacaaacataattcttttttttttttttttttgcggtactcgggcctctcactgttgtggcctctcccgttgcgaagcacaggctccggacgcgcaggctcagcggccatggctcacgggcctagccgctccaggcatgtgggatcttcccagaccgggacacgaacccgtgtcccctgcatcggcaggcggactctcaaccactgcgccaccagggaagcccgataattcTTAACATAATACCACTATCTTTCCTATAATTGAAAATGAAGGTATCTCCTTAACAAGGAATCAATTTTATAATTTCACCACATAAATATAtaccatatgtatatatttatatgtgtgtgtgtctatatatatatatatatatatataaaatatctgtgGTCTATGGATATTATCTTTAGATCTATATCACGATAATGTCCCCATCATGACATTCTATAATCAGTGGACTAATTTGTAAAGTTACACACTACCAGAACAGCCTATATAAAATAGTAGAAtatttgttggaaaaataaaataactaagagAGCAATGatagaaacagaaatagataACACATTTCTACAACTGGTCATAAAGCTATGGTTGACAAGGTAAGACTTACTTCCTCCACAGCATCTTCCATGCTCCTTTGTTCTAAGCCAGCATCTGGGGGAATAACCCAAACTTTATTCCTACTGGGTTGCAGTCCTTGGTGCCAGAGCATATGGGATTACTGCCATCTAACATGCATCTTTACCACTTGACATGATAGGGAGCAAAGTGACCTCCTGGGCTCAAGACATTTGTCTCACCCACTCCCAATATAGCAGCAGCCCtggtacttttcttttctttttttaacatctttcttggaatataattgctttacaatggtgtgttacgttctggtttataacaaagtgaatcagctatacatatacatatatccccatatctcttccctcttgcgtctcgctccagcactccctatcccaccactccaggtggtcacaacGCACTGacctgatttccctgtgctatgcagctgcttcccactagctatctattttacatttggtagtgtatatatgtccatgcctctctctcacttcgtcccaccctacacttccccctccccgtgtcctcaagtccattctctaggtctgtgactttattcctgtcctgctgctaggttcttcagaaccttcttttttttttttttttttttagattccatatatatgtgttagcataccgtatttctttttctctttctgacttagttcactctgtatgacagtctttaggtccatccatctcactacaaataactcaatttcatttcttttttatggctgagtaatattccactgtatctatgtgccacatcttctctatccattcgtctgtcaatggacacttaggttgcttccatatcctggctattgtaaatagagctgcaataaatattgtggtacatgactctttttgaattatggttttctcagggtatatgcccagtagtgagattgctgggtcatatggtagttctatttttagttttttaaggaacctccatactgttctccatactggctgtgtcaatttacattcccaccaacagtgcaagagtgttcccttttctccacaccctctccagcatttattatttgcagattttttgatgatggccattctgacaggtgtgaggtgatacttcattgtacttttgatttgcatttctctaatgattagtgatgttgagcattcttcacgtgtttgttggcaatctgtatatcttctttgcagaaatgtctatttaggtcttctgcccatttttggactgggttgtttgtttatt contains:
- the LOC101287518 gene encoding short transmembrane mitochondrial protein 1-like, encoding MLQLLLGFTLGNVVGMYLAQNYDIPNLAKKLEEIKKDVDAKKKPPSS